The Cryptomeria japonica chromosome 6, Sugi_1.0, whole genome shotgun sequence genomic interval atatagctgtccccttTGCCATCCCCTTGTCATCTCCAAAATTGGGGGAAAAAATGTCGTCCTAGACCCTCGTACCCCCCGTCCCCGTTtcagaaactcggggtaacataggtaACAATTCAAGACAATGGGATCTGGTTTTGACAGAAGCTGAGTTTGTCTTCAAATCTAGCATTAACAGGTCTACCAGTAAATCGCCTTTCCGAGTTGTTTTTGCAAACAGGTTGATCTCATTTACCTTCCTAAAGGGAGATGGATTAGCCAAGATACGATGGACTTTGTGAGGCATATCCAGGATGTGCAACACCAGGTGAAGCACCTGTTGCAACCAACCAATGAACAGTATGAAAGAAGCGCAGACTTGCATTGGAGAAGAAGGTGTATCAAGAGGGTGAGCAAATCATGTTTTACTTGCGTAAAGAGAGATTTCCTCAAGGAAAATATAATAAATTGAAGCCAAAGAAAATTGGCCCTTACAAAATACAAAACTAAATTAGTGAGAATGCCTATTTGATAGATTTACCTGAAGATTTTTATATCAGTCCTATATTTAATGTCTATAATCTTGAGCCCTACCTTTCAGGTTGTGAAGAAGTTCAAGATCAGAACATTCTAGGAGATTTGACCAGTCGATCATCAAAAATAGGTAACAGATTGAAAAGATAGTTGACACTGAGGTTGCTGCTACAAGATCCAAGAATTGTAAGATGTATCTAGCGAAATGGCTTGGTTTATCTGACTCCAAAAGCACTTGGATCACGGAAGAAGAACTCACAAAGTCTACCAAATCAGGCTCAATTGATGTAACTGACCTTAAGTACGGCAGCTTACGCCAGTCTGTGTTCATTCAGGATTAGATACTTTTGGGGGGTTTTATTTGTAACTGTCCTTTTTAGCTGTCATAATGATTCTTTAGTGTTGTTCCCTGTTTGTTAGTCTTTCAGTTTTGTTTTATGTGGGATGTGTGCATTGCCGTTAGAGTGATTTTACCTGCTTTTATTTGAAAGCCCAGTATACTAAAAAGAGGGGATGGATTAGCTATGTTTCATATGTTTCCTGGTGGACTGAATAAATGGCGAGTGCCTGTTTGTTAGTCTTTCAGTTTTGTTTTATATGGGATGTGTGCATTGCTGTTAGAGTGATTTTACCTGCTTTTATTTGAAAGTCCAGTATACTAAAAAGAGGGGATGGATTAGCCATGTTTCATATGTTTCCTGGTGGACTGAATAAACGGTGAGTCCTGTGAATTCATATAGTATATTTTTCTATAGCTGTGCTGTGTCATTTTTGCCCTTTTTTCACTGATTGTCAGTTTGAATAGAGCTTGCTGCACAGCCCACTTCAGGGGTTGGTTGCCTCATTTTCAAAAAGACTATGAGTAATAATGATGCAGGGATGATTAACACATAACCCCTAAGTCATACAACtttattcaaacaaaataaaatacattGGTAATGCAACAAATCAGATTTAAAAATCTGCTACATGAACACTAGATTGTTCATTCAAAACCTCTTGCAAACATTACTATATTCACTCTGAATTGAGATTACAAATGATGTAGTCTCATGGGTCAATAATAACAGTCTCAAATCTGATATAAAACTGAAGTACAACAGTAGAATAATCTAAAGACAACAACAGAATTCATCCCTTCAAATCTTCTACCAAAAACTGTGAAACAAGCTCATCAAAAACTTGCAATCttcaacacaaaatctgcaacaactcAATCATGGATTCCAAAATTCATTTGTTGCTATACCTTCACCTCCAAACCTGCAACAACATGCCTCCAAACTGATTTTTTCTTCTCCATTCCCCCCCTCACTTCCCGTCCAAAACTTCCCTTTAAATAAATGAAAACTTGCCATGTCATATTACCACTCCATAATGAAATATCCTTCATTTGTCTTTTTAAAATGCAACGCCTACCTTCGTGAATGTCATTCAAATGTAATTTGAATTTGCATTTCATGCTCAATGAATGTTCTCTTACACCTTACAATTTGCTAGAATTGGCCATCCTTGTCATAGCACTAGATTCTTCGGGTTGACTCCGAGATTTGCAAAACCCGGGCCCCTACTTTGCATGTGCATTTTGTAACTCCAAGATTCTCTGTCATAATGCCTTTAATGTTTgtcagatgctcctgcatcaaataatCCCATTGTTTTGTTCTGTTTGTTCTAGTTTAACATTTGAATTATGAGTTGTAGGATCAGAGGATCCAGATTTGTGTGTTAAATCTGCGTCATAATTGTTTTTGGCGACAAACTGAAGCATTTATCTGAGGGATTAAAAAAATTAGGATTTACTTCATCAATAATGTCCTGAAGTTTTGTTGCTCCACTTATTGTGCAGCTTCAATTGCTGGAGAAATCTTGGGTAGAACCGCTTGCCAAATATTGGTTGAATAGGGTCACCGTGGAAATTGCTCCGAAGTTAGAATTGGGCTGAAAATACGTTTTTTTAGTGATCTTTCTTGGTGTGTCAACTGTCAATATGGGTCACTAACGGTAGCTACACTCTTGAGTAGAAACAGTAGCTACACTCTTGAGTAGATGTAAGTCATTCCCATCTAGCAAAGCTTGTTAGGAAGTCAAAAAAGGCCACCTCTTAGCTCAGAAAGCTCTTACGCAATTATCAACTATGAGAAGAAGATGATCATGTAGAGTCTGTTGTTACCCATGCTTTCTCCAATGTTTCAGATATTTCTCTCCTTGAACCCTTTGCCAACAGACAAAAAATGGAAATTTTGATGAGCATATTTGAAGTAATAACCTATTTCTCCTACCTCAAAACCTTAAGAAAGGGTTAAATCCCTAAAAtgagaagaaaaaaataaataatcaaactgAGAGAACCAAAATCTTTGAAACCAATAATATATTTGTTTGATATAATCTTTGCCCGTTCCCAAATTCAAGAAAACTTTAAAATCTGTTAGAAATTATGTGCATATGCATGATGTAGCTTCTTTCCTGGAATAAAAGTCAAAGATTTTTTTATTTGGAAAAAAAGAATAGTTCAAATTGATTTAGCTGAACCTGGAAGATGACAAGTTCAAATTTCTGCCTGTTCTATCATAATCTCTGTAAAATTATCTAAGGCATGCATCCATTAGTTATGTTTATGATAAAGGCGTGCATCCATTGATTCTGTTTATAACAAAGGCATGCATCCATTGATTCTGTTTACAACAATTTCTGAATTGTTAGATATATAGTTGGCATTTTATATCACATTCATTAATGGGTTCTTTGTATAATTACAGGGAATAAGTCCAATGCTTCTATCACTAGCGATGGGGATCCAATGAAAAATTTATATGGTTCCATGTCTTTCCAAGAAAATGGAGTTCAGGAAATAAGCATTGTATGTGACGCAGATTCTTTGAGTTCAAGCATCAATCATGCTGACAACTTTATAGACATGAAATGTAGCCGTCAAGGATTTGTGGATGTGGAAAAATGTGATAGAAAAACTTTTTTTAACAAAGATTGCAAGCCAGTCAATAATTTCGAAAGCACTGGAGAAATTTGGCATGCTAATTGGGATCTTGAGCTCAGTCAATCTCCCACATGTAGCAAGACACATCAATTGCAGCCTGCTCACTATAGTAATGTCTTTGAAGAAGGTAAACCGTCTGAAAGAAAGGAGAGTCCTTCattactcacaaggagaaaggttgGCTTCTTGAATGAGATTAAAACAGAATCCTCAGCATGGCATCCTGAATCAAGTAAGGGTAATAATGTTTCTCATCATAGTAGAAGACTTCCTTCTCATCCTTGTTTCAGCACACCCATTGGAAGCTGCAAAGAAAACAGAAAAACTCTTAAAAGAAATTCCAAAATTCTGCAGATTATGTCACACAATGAAATATGTGAGGTCCCTGTAGCTAATGAGGTGCCCTTGTCTCCGGTTCTGAGTAAGATACAACAGTGGGAAGCTCTATCAAGAGGTGAATCTTGTGTACTACCATCTTTTAATTTGGATGACGAAAGCATTGCAACCAATAACGATCATGCTATGCTTTCTGTGAAAAAAAATGGACAGAGACAGAACCATCATTTAGAAACAAGCAATCCCAATTACTTCAAAGAAAAGGCACTGGATCATGCTAATAAGAGTAGCAGTAGTAATCCACATGATAGTCTCAATTGCTTTAAAGGAAAGTCACTAGATCATGCTAATAAGAGAAGTGATAGTCCACATGTTAATACCAATTTTTTTAAGGGAATGTCACTGGATAATGTCAATGAGCGGAGTCATAATGTTCGACTAAGTCTTGTGTGTAATAAACCTGAGACTTTTATGGTGGTTTGAACACTGCTTCTAGAAACAAGAATGTAAAGAGTTAGACTATACATTACAATGTACTTGAACGGAATTACTTTTTCTAAATTTTGGGGACTGTTCAAGGGATTGAAATGTTGGTGAATCATCGGCTAAAAATGAAATTAATGAAGAAGGAAACTATGATCGTGTAGGACGTTTTGAATCTGATTATAAAAACTCGTTGAACATAAAATTTATTCAACTGGTTATGTTTTGCACAGAAGGCATATGCAGATTAGGTGGGCTGTAAATTGTGGTACCTTCTGGCACGAAACATGATGTATCATAAATCCATAACTAGAAGCAGTTTGGAGTCTGTTCTTTTGAGAAAGTAAAATGATGTTTCTTCCCACTCTATGCCCAGTGCTGAAGTGCATATGGTATTGCAAATGAACTGGTAAGAGTTTGTGTAGCTTTCAGTAGTTTCAAGTTTCTGTGCCTCATGTGCTTGTAGCTTGCATATGGCCCAGTATTTTAAAGGTTATCAAAATTTCAGCTTGATTGTACATCAATGCATGCAACTTCGCATTATTTATCCATCCCTCTGCTGAATTGTCAATATTAATAATAGGTTAAACAAGTCATATTTGTTTTACGGTTTACCATTCAATGAATATTTGTTTTAATGCTCTCTTCCATCTTAAGATGTGAAGGAATGTGGTGTTCCAGGACACTTTGATTTCTCATATGTCATTGTTAGAATTATGTTGTATATTTTACATGTTATATAGTGGAAAGTTATAGAATTTCATTTTTCTATTACAGAAAATTGTTCTAGGATTTTTTTGGGTTCTTGCATGGGTTTTCTATTTTGGCTTATGATTATAAAGTATTCTGGAAAACCTTTCTTTGACTGGTCCATTAATATTAATTCACACATAAGGGTTCACTATATTATGAACAATAGTAAAAGATGTTATTGTGCTAGATTTTGTATTATGAATAATAGTAAATTGTGTTATTGTGCTagatttttaatctattttttttttcctaaataaCATATAATATACTCTCTCTTTTTAATTCAGTTATTTACTTAAAGTTTTATATATActatttttattatataaaattatcccacttctttttcttacaataattttaatataattaaataaatctaaatctTACAATAACATTTTTTAGTGTCATTTTTCTAAATCCTACAATAACTTCTTTATTCTAGCTCCTACAATAATATTTTTTGGTGTCATTTTTTGAAGTGCATGCTTTTTCTTGTATTTGTAGTGGTGTGATCATATTGATCTCATTCTCTATTAAAAGTGGACTTCAAGTTTGTGGCCAAATTTGGCATATGCATGTACTAAGATTAAGTCTAACCTATTACTTTTACCATCTAGCACCTATGATTGCACTAAGCATAAGTGGATGGTTGATTACATCTTTTGCTTACTATCTATTCGTGTAATGGAGAAATCTCAACTCGAACTCCTAACTTGATGCAATTATGCTTAATGGAGACAATCAATATGGAAACATCTCATAGAAAAGAGTTTTCTTTGCTATCTAAAATAAGTCATTCATaaatctattgatgctaaaaaaTGGTGATATGGGAAACCGAAAATGAGAAAATACCTGGATGCACATATGTTCATTAGTTTTTTTAATTTACAACTTCATTTGAATCATGTAAAACATCTAAAGAGGCTTGGGGGACTTTAGAAAAGTTGTATGAGAAAACTAATAAGATTAGATAATATGATAATGTTTTGATAAATCTTAATCCAAAGGTTTTGACCCTATCCAAAACTATTGATGTGAACAAGAGGGTTTTTCCTATCCATTTTTAACCTTTGTAATGTGTATGAGGCACATTTTTAACTAGTTCCTAGTTAAAACCTTTTCTCTTGCATTTACATGTTAAATTTACTTAATGAATTAGGAATCTTTTCAAAAGTCTCTTGTAGACATTTTGTCTTATCCCCTAGTTGTCACATGATGTAGGATTTAGGTACTGCCATCAGTTTAGTTAGTCCTATCTCTCAATCTATCTATATAAACAAGGTGTCATGTGAACATTTCATTGTATTGTAGAGATGCGTGCACatcataaatcatatttgtaaatcAATAATATGGGAGATTGAATGTAAGAAAACACTTGGATGCATATGCTCATTAGTATTTTTAATGTACAATTTCCTTTTAATCATGCGAAACACCCAAGGAGGCTTGGGTGACTTTTGAAAAATTATATGAGAAAATTATTAAGATTAAAGGATATCaaattgatattgatttgataaatCTTGATCCAAAAGTTTTTGTTTCTATCCAAAACAACTTGTGTGAACAATATCCATTTTCACCCTTTGTAGTGTGAATAAGGTACATTATTTAACTAGTTCAAAGTTAAACCTTTTCACACATGTTTGCATGTAAATTTTACTCAACGAATTAGGAATCTTTCCAGAAGTCTCCTGTAGACGTGATCTTATCCCCTAGTTGTCACATGTTGTAGGATTTAGACACTTGCCATCCTTTTAATCAGTCTCATCTCTCAACCTATCAATATAAACAAGGTCTCCTGTGTACATTTCATTGTATTACATAGATGGCACATGAACATAGTTGAtcatatttgataaaaaaaaaaaacatccattaTTGCAAATTTATGCTCTTGCTTTACTCTCTTGTAAAAAGATTATTTTGGTTTTTGTAGGTGACCTTGGGAGCTTGAATCCTTGAGTGACTCTAATATGAGCTTTAAATTTGCAAATTCTTCTCTCAAATTTGAGAGTAATTTATGTTTGAGCTTTTTTAAGGTTGCAAATCTTGGCAAATCTTAAAAAGTTGAGTATGTACTCATCTTTTGCCATATGCTaacctagaaaaaaaaaaaaaaacttgatagaaataccaaattTGAGGTTTTTTATTTGCAGCTTTGCATTGTAGGTTTATTTTGGAGCTTTTTGGTGTAAATATGAGTTCACCGTTGAATTCAAGGCGTCCAAGAAAGTCAGGTTTTGTCTTTTGTTTTGTCCAAATTGAATGTATGAAGCCATATCTAAAAAGGTTTGAAGTTGAGATTTGAAGCTCAAATTTAGTGAAAAACTTTTTTATTGGAGCATTTTCAAGCCCTATTTTGATAAATAATACATATTTTTTGTGACAAAAAGTTTTTAGGATTTTCGTGAAACAATCTTAAATTTGATGGGCAAACGACTGTCATGGATACCATCTTAAATATGGTAGCCAAATGATCATCAATGAACATATCTTAGATTTTGTGGCCAAATGACCATCAACAAAAACTATGTTAGATTTGATTGCCAAGTGATCATCAACAAGTCACCCCAATTTGCCCCTCCCCTCTCCATCAACAGTTTTGATTTTGTAATTCAACTTCAAACAGTCATATCTCAATCATcctttttcgagaatttttttatttggagtagatttttatatttttgatagtGGTGTAATAAAAGTTTAATTTTGGTGTCTATTTTTTCCAAGAATTTCAAACTCATAGCTATTTTTGTGTGGTTCTCATTTTCAAAACAAGGCTCCTTTCTTACTCCTACAATAACATTTTTGGttgctatttttttttaaagtgtgatTTTTTTTTACATTGTAATGGTATATGATTAGATTGATCTCATTTAATGTAAAAACTATACTTTGAAATTGTGACCAAATTTGGCATCTGTGTGTATTACGAATAAGTCTGGCTCATAGTTTTTTGGGATCTAGCATTTGTAAttacactaagtataaagtgtcaagcTCATGTATTGTTGGGGGTTCTTATGATTGGGTGATTTGGGGGGGTCTCTTGTACTTTTGTTGGATTGAGTCTCTTGATTTGTCTATTATGTGATAAAGCTGAGGATTTTATCATGGCTATCACAATGCATCCAAATGTAATTGAATTGAAAGTTGAGAACTATAATGTTTAATGAGATGGTATGATGAAGCATTTCAAATGGCTTAACCTCTTGCCTTACTTTTTAGAAATGGTTTATCAACCACCAAATGATAAGGAGAACAAAGATAGCATTTTAAGACTAGTTATATTCTTGAAATTAGGTGTCTTGATGTTGCCACCAATATAAGGAATATCCTCTCATATTTTAAATCTCGTATTTCTTCTTGGATGAAAATTTGGAGCATGTCAAGAGATCTAAATGAAaataccttttcaaatgatcctattttggATATGTCAATTTCTTTTGATGGTTGTGATAATATTTCATATGATAAAGATACATTAGAAGTATTTAACTATTGGAAAAGTATTGAACATATAAAAGGGTCACCAAATCTTGTATTTATCATTCAAAGGCTTCATGCACTCCAACATTAGCTAATACATCGCATGTTCACGCTCAAGACTCTTGTGTGGGTACAACATCACTTAGAGATGATAAAAGTAGTTAAATGGTATGTATTAAGATCTCATTTCCTTTATTCGTTGTTGCATTTGATGATACTTGTGTTGCTACAATCATGGCTATTGTGATTCAATACAACAAGATATATATTATCTTCCTAATGTGGCtacttgggatgactacttgacatacattgtgttgaattggttgaagggaccaaaatactaagaggggggtgaatcaatattcccacatatTCTAAAACTTTCTCCCAAACCTTTTTACTGatatatcaatttcatcaattaaGAACATCAAtatgaaacaacaaatgcataGTAAAGAGATAACACAACCATAAACAAAAAactagattttatatgtggaaaaaccaagtgggaaaaaccacagagagtgttagctctcaagataatataaccagttatatggtgtttacaaaaggggtggctcactgccagaataCAAAAGCAGTTCActgtcagaatgctcactgcaatagaataTAGTGAattgaggaaaattgcatctccaaatgcatgaaatcagttccaagataagctcaaATAACTACTCACAAAAGACTCACAACCGATCTAGTAAAGGATCAATGTACCACTGCTTGCGGCCAATCCGGTAAAGGATTACTATACCACCAACCACAACTTTGCACGCTCCTTACATTGTCACACAACACATACTTCATTGATTCACACTCTACACTTCTTCAATCTTGCTTCCACACTCATTTTGCTTACATACATCTTCTATATATATACCAGAAAGCTTATACACCAGGATAATATGTCAGCGAAGCACAAATAATGTGTTGCTCAGATCAACACGTTATCTAATAAAGCCTTAACCAAAaacatgataacaaagtcaacctcCACATGATCTCCTACACacttcatttactcttttcatttaTCGATGCATACTCCTTAATTATCGAGACAAAATAGTCGTCAACTGGACCCACAAATACAAACTCATAAGCACAAAACTCCAAGCATAGCAACTCCTAACTCCAAGATACAGATGCCATAGATTTCCTTGATTTTACAATAGCACAACATATACAACTAATATGACTAATACCAATGATACTGAAACATGCATAATTGAAACCGAGACTGGATACAAACCAAAATAAGCACACCTCGGGATTTCGGAGATGAGGATCTTCCAGAAATAAATCCAATAGATCAACTATGcctcatatcacatacatacctatcttccactgatACTCGACAAGCAATAccaaaattgcttccaatagcataCACCATCTAGTCCAAACTGGATAatcagatttgacatcaatgataacaatgacaagtctaacaatctccccctttatcattgatggcaaaccatctcaaagaaaaaaaagaataatgcatgaaactcAAAACTCCCCCTTACTTATATGACTGATATCTTTGATACTCTACCTATCTCTATATCTTCATTTCTTTCCATTCGTGTTtctctcccccttcgacaacaatgacaaaggatgcCTTCAATTCGagacaatcaaaaaaagaaaatgtCGAAAAATAATTCTCAACTGCTCTTCTTCTGAAATATTTGCTTGTACTTTTCCTTCAGTTTTGGAAAAAGAATGAACAACCAGTTTAATGCTAACTGATAAACTTTTACACTCCACCAACAAGTCAACAACATGAGAGAAGTTGTTCGGAGCAGACAGATTCTGCTCATACTCAACCACACTACTAAGCAATGTTGAGAGTTGTTCTAATTTTGCTTCAAAAATATCCTTAACCTTCCAGATTACACTCACATaatcttctctttgcctttgcaacattAACAATTTAGCCTGAAGAGAATTCACCTTTTTCCTCTGCTTTCCATCCTTGTCACTCAAAAAATCAAATGATTTGCCCAAGGAAAATAATTCTTCTTCAACAACATCAATTTTAGCCTTATGCTTCACTGCAGCAGTTGGCCATGAAATATAGTATCTGTACACCTTGCTCGCATTGCCTATACAAACTCTCATTTCTTCTATGCATTCAAATAAGGCCCTTTGTGCATCATTGCACTTCTCCAGTATACTCTGCATATCATCATATCCCTCTTTTGAATCTTCTACCTTAACAAGTGCTCAATTAATTTCTCTTTAACAATCTCTGACAAGGATTTCGAAAGCATATCAAAAACATCTTCAAGCTTGATATTGTTTCGGAGCAAATGATCTATCAGGACACTCTCAATCCTATCTACATCAACAAAAGTAAGCCACATCTTTCCAATCTTCCTCATTCTATCTGTACTGTCAATGATTTCTAGCAAGTTAGATTCGTCAATAGATTTGGATGCCTTTTCTCTCAAGTTAGATTCATCAACAGATTTAGATTCCTTTGCTCTCTACTCTACCATAACAATTTCTCCCTTGGCCACAAGAGATTTCGGATCCTCAATTATAACAATGTCATTCTCCTTCTAATCCTTCTTTTGCTTCTTGGATTATGAGGCAAAATATGGGTCAACAAGACCCATAGATATGCTCCAAGCACAACAACTCCTAACTCCAAGATACATATGCCACATATTTCCATGAATGTACAACAACACAACAGATATCATTAATACCGAAACACACACAGCTGAAATCAGGACGGGATACAAACCAAAATAAGCACACCTCAAGATTCTAAAGACAAGGATCTTCAAGAAATAACTTCAGCATATCAAGTATGcctcatatcacatacatacctatcttccattaaTACTCGACTAGCAATACCAAAACACCATCCAGTCCAAACCAAATAaccagatttgacatcaatgacaataatgacaagtCTAACATATTGTCAGTTTGTTTATGGAGTCTCACATTTTAAATTTGGGAGACATCGTTGATGATAtatatcttctctttgatgaaaatGGTTCATCTTCAGTAATTGTAAGAGAAGGTTCTAactctcttgttcattctctacatgatcattcctcACAGTTTGATATAAGTGTGGATACTTTTGAGAAGTATTTGGAGGAT includes:
- the LOC131073010 gene encoding uncharacterized protein LOC131073010 isoform X2, with the translated sequence MKIGTKARSFTKIIFYKYTMGSETKQFSRDLIGQSFSEESGRASQTVVSMDSASQQSGMTELEAELEAELERMQYNLFVESSSDTAISDGEMIDEDTTIDIVYGDLNVSGIPGKTDDNVEREVPFPNYAVSPIELERRLHELLESRQKEQIEELKVKLKSAEEKLLAKEMELSWWKKHAHQLSKTSVALNNMPGNKSNASITSDGDPMKNLYGSMSFQENGVQEISIVCDADSLSSSINHADNFIDMKCSRQGFVDVEKCDRKTFFNKDCKPVNNFESTGEIWHANWDLELSQSPTCSKTHQLQPAHYSNVFEEGKPSERKESPSLLTRRKVGFLNEIKTESSAWHPESSKGNNVSHHSRRLPSHPCFSTPIGSCKENRKTLKRNSKILQIMSHNEICEVPVANEVPLSPVLSKIQQWEALSRGESCVLPSFNLDDESIATNNDHAMLSVKKNGQRQNHHLETSNPNYFKEKALDHANKSSSSNPHDSLNCFKGKSLDHANKRSDSPHVNTNFFKGMSLDNVNERSHNVRLSLVCNKPETFMVV
- the LOC131073010 gene encoding uncharacterized protein LOC131073010 isoform X4; this translates as MMIDEDTTIDIVYGDLNVSGIPGKTDDNVEREVPFPNYAVSPIELERRLHELLESRQKEQIEELKVKLKSAEEKLLAKEMELSWWKKHAHQLSKTSVALNNMPGNKSNASITSDGDPMKNLYGSMSFQENGVQEISIVCDADSLSSSINHADNFIDMKCSRQGFVDVEKCDRKTFFNKDCKPVNNFESTGEIWHANWDLELSQSPTCSKTHQLQPAHYSNVFEEGKPSERKESPSLLTRRKVGFLNEIKTESSAWHPESSKGNNVSHHSRRLPSHPCFSTPIGSCKENRKTLKRNSKILQIMSHNEICEVPVANEVPLSPVLSKIQQWEALSRGESCVLPSFNLDDESIATNNDHAMLSVKKNGQRQNHHLETSNPNYFKEKALDHANKSSSSNPHDSLNCFKGKSLDHANKRSDSPHVNTNFFKGMSLDNVNERSHNVRLSLVCNKPETFMVV
- the LOC131073010 gene encoding uncharacterized protein LOC131073010 isoform X1 encodes the protein MKIGTKARSFTKIIFYKYTMGSETKQFSRDLIGQSFSEESGRASQTVVSMDSASQQSGMTELEAELEAELERMQYNLFVESSSDTAISDGEETFHFLTQMIDEDTTIDIVYGDLNVSGIPGKTDDNVEREVPFPNYAVSPIELERRLHELLESRQKEQIEELKVKLKSAEEKLLAKEMELSWWKKHAHQLSKTSVALNNMPGNKSNASITSDGDPMKNLYGSMSFQENGVQEISIVCDADSLSSSINHADNFIDMKCSRQGFVDVEKCDRKTFFNKDCKPVNNFESTGEIWHANWDLELSQSPTCSKTHQLQPAHYSNVFEEGKPSERKESPSLLTRRKVGFLNEIKTESSAWHPESSKGNNVSHHSRRLPSHPCFSTPIGSCKENRKTLKRNSKILQIMSHNEICEVPVANEVPLSPVLSKIQQWEALSRGESCVLPSFNLDDESIATNNDHAMLSVKKNGQRQNHHLETSNPNYFKEKALDHANKSSSSNPHDSLNCFKGKSLDHANKRSDSPHVNTNFFKGMSLDNVNERSHNVRLSLVCNKPETFMVV
- the LOC131073010 gene encoding uncharacterized protein LOC131073010 isoform X3; this encodes METFHFLTQMIDEDTTIDIVYGDLNVSGIPGKTDDNVEREVPFPNYAVSPIELERRLHELLESRQKEQIEELKVKLKSAEEKLLAKEMELSWWKKHAHQLSKTSVALNNMPGNKSNASITSDGDPMKNLYGSMSFQENGVQEISIVCDADSLSSSINHADNFIDMKCSRQGFVDVEKCDRKTFFNKDCKPVNNFESTGEIWHANWDLELSQSPTCSKTHQLQPAHYSNVFEEGKPSERKESPSLLTRRKVGFLNEIKTESSAWHPESSKGNNVSHHSRRLPSHPCFSTPIGSCKENRKTLKRNSKILQIMSHNEICEVPVANEVPLSPVLSKIQQWEALSRGESCVLPSFNLDDESIATNNDHAMLSVKKNGQRQNHHLETSNPNYFKEKALDHANKSSSSNPHDSLNCFKGKSLDHANKRSDSPHVNTNFFKGMSLDNVNERSHNVRLSLVCNKPETFMVV